The Pseudomonas sp. G2-4 genome window below encodes:
- a CDS encoding class I SAM-dependent methyltransferase, which translates to MSSLNQALRAALDQRQDLLSQLHQQGTDCYRLFHGSQEGAPGLTVDRYGPQLLVQSFHQSLEREALLQLHGIINERLGLDTLLVYNDRARGNSRIDRQDTVYQADEAALKDLIGHEWGLNYRVRGRHAGQDPLLFLDLRNARGWVKEHSRNKSVLNLFAYTCGVGLSAAAGGAREVCNLDFAEGNLAVGRENGLLNPDLPAMEFVQSDYFPAIRQLAGLPISQRRGQKLPSYVRLEQRQYDLVLLDPPAWAKSAFGTVDLLRDYQSLLKPALLTTADDGVLICCNNLAKVSMDDWREQVLRCAEKAGRPVREWSVLTPGSDFPSQDQQPPLKTLVLQL; encoded by the coding sequence ATGTCTTCCTTGAATCAGGCGCTGCGCGCCGCCCTCGACCAGCGTCAGGACCTGCTCAGCCAATTGCATCAGCAAGGCACCGATTGCTATCGCCTGTTCCACGGCAGCCAGGAAGGCGCGCCCGGCCTGACCGTCGACCGCTACGGCCCGCAACTGCTGGTGCAGAGCTTCCACCAATCGCTGGAGCGCGAGGCCTTGCTGCAACTGCACGGCATCATCAACGAACGCCTGGGCCTGGACACCCTGCTGGTCTACAACGACCGTGCCCGGGGCAATTCGCGCATAGACCGCCAGGACACCGTCTATCAAGCCGATGAAGCCGCCCTGAAAGACCTTATCGGCCATGAATGGGGCCTGAACTACCGCGTTCGCGGACGCCATGCCGGGCAGGACCCACTGCTGTTCCTCGACCTGCGCAACGCCCGGGGCTGGGTCAAGGAACACAGCCGCAACAAAAGCGTGTTGAACCTCTTCGCCTACACCTGTGGCGTCGGCCTGAGCGCGGCGGCCGGAGGGGCGCGGGAGGTGTGCAACCTGGACTTCGCCGAAGGCAACCTGGCGGTGGGTCGCGAAAACGGCCTGCTCAACCCCGATTTGCCCGCCATGGAATTCGTGCAGTCGGATTACTTCCCGGCGATCCGCCAACTGGCCGGCCTGCCCATCAGCCAGCGACGCGGGCAGAAGCTGCCCAGCTACGTGCGCCTGGAACAACGCCAGTACGACCTCGTGCTGCTCGATCCGCCGGCCTGGGCCAAGAGTGCTTTCGGGACCGTCGACCTGTTGCGCGACTACCAAAGCCTGCTCAAACCGGCACTGCTGACCACCGCCGACGATGGCGTGCTGATTTGCTGCAATAACCTGGCAAAAGTCTCCATGGACGACTGGCGCGAACAGGTATTGCGTTGCGCCGAAAAGGCCGGCCGCCCGGTACGCGAATGGAGCGTGCTGACGCCCGGCAGCGATTTCCCCTCCCAGGACCAGCAGCCGCCGCTCAAGACTTTGGTCCTCCAGCTCTAA
- a CDS encoding DUF748 domain-containing protein, translating into MPKGLIRAFGALLTALALYSLLGFLILPGIALRIANQQLAEHATVPAQIQRIELNPFSLEVTLWGLNIGEPGKEQVGFERLYANLQLDSLWSGALHLTDIELDKPKTEVVFAKDGQLNLLSLFKLPPSEPKPANPDAQPFPLRVDRIKLAGGYLHFQDLRPSEPIEFLYDTLDFELKNLSTLPDDNADMTLVAAGPEGGQIDWTGNFSLTPIASEGTLKVTGGQMKAWWPYVRDAVPLVLENGILNLSTDYKLNLAKGTELLLSNAAVSVAPFSIKAPDGRPLVKLERLDVSETTVDLAKQQVIVGKIRSQKLETWAAREADGQLDWQKLFASQPAKPQAKVEPASAPAAADSPKPEPAAPSKPWQVVLKDVQLRNYQVHLADRQAQPAVALDVGPLNLDLQNYDTLNSSPFTLKLDTGLGKQGKILADGEVNLNPISARLKVKTQDIDLRVTQAYINPFIRLELRSGMLGSELAVDLKSTEPLAFAVTGRAQVDQLHTLDTLKTRDFLKWQRLVLEGLNYQHGDSLSIDKVNLFQPYVRFMINDDRTTNVDDLLIPQPADSATKNTAAKPASQEKPLGIHIGGIAINDGSANFADFSLTPNFATAVQQLNGAIGTIDSRQANPATVDVKGKVDRYAPVTIKGAVNPFDPMASLDIATSFKRVELTTLTPYSGKFAGYRIRKGRLNLDLHYRITKGQLQAENKVVVEQLQLGEKVDSPDAVSLPLKLAIALLKDSEGKISIELPVTGNLNDPQFSVMPIVWQTLRNLVVRAAQAPFKLIGGLVAGGGSEDLGSVSFAAGSSDLSKENEGTLLKLSEALGKRPELRLEIEGTAAENSDGPLLAAQRLEREYQYNYYKMLQRRGDKVPAQASLLEVPEDEKPPLLEGIYRTRLKTQPPAEWTQLDKKARSEKLREGVIKFWSGSDVLLRQLGQERASSIKDFLVDKGRLADDRVYFIDASLGQAESDGRVITPLHLDAE; encoded by the coding sequence ATGCCCAAAGGATTGATTCGCGCTTTCGGCGCCCTGTTGACCGCACTGGCCCTCTACAGCCTGTTGGGTTTTCTGATATTGCCGGGCATCGCCTTGCGGATCGCCAATCAGCAATTGGCCGAGCATGCGACGGTGCCGGCCCAGATCCAACGCATCGAACTCAATCCCTTCAGCCTTGAAGTCACCCTTTGGGGCCTGAATATCGGTGAACCGGGCAAGGAACAGGTCGGCTTCGAACGGCTATACGCCAACCTGCAACTCGACAGCCTGTGGTCCGGCGCCCTGCACCTGACCGATATCGAACTGGACAAGCCCAAGACCGAAGTCGTGTTCGCCAAGGACGGTCAGTTGAACTTGTTGAGCCTGTTCAAGTTGCCACCCAGCGAACCGAAACCCGCCAATCCTGACGCCCAGCCGTTCCCGCTGCGGGTCGATCGCATCAAGTTGGCCGGCGGTTATCTGCATTTCCAGGATTTGCGCCCCAGCGAGCCCATCGAATTTCTCTACGACACCCTCGATTTCGAGCTGAAAAACCTCAGCACCCTGCCCGACGACAACGCCGACATGACCCTGGTGGCCGCCGGCCCCGAAGGCGGGCAGATCGATTGGACCGGTAATTTCAGCCTCACGCCAATCGCCTCCGAAGGCACCCTCAAGGTGACCGGCGGCCAAATGAAAGCCTGGTGGCCCTATGTACGCGACGCGGTACCGTTGGTGTTGGAAAACGGCATCCTGAACCTCAGCACCGACTACAAGCTCAACCTGGCCAAGGGCACCGAACTGTTGCTCAGCAATGCCGCTGTCAGTGTCGCGCCCTTCTCCATCAAGGCGCCCGATGGTCGTCCACTGGTAAAACTCGAGCGCCTGGACGTCAGTGAAACCACGGTGGACCTGGCCAAGCAGCAAGTCATCGTCGGCAAGATTCGCAGCCAGAAGCTGGAAACCTGGGCCGCTCGCGAGGCGGACGGGCAGCTGGACTGGCAAAAACTCTTTGCCAGCCAGCCGGCCAAGCCGCAAGCCAAGGTCGAGCCGGCATCAGCTCCGGCCGCCGCCGATTCGCCGAAACCTGAACCCGCAGCCCCCAGCAAACCGTGGCAGGTGGTGTTGAAGGACGTGCAACTGCGCAACTATCAGGTGCATTTGGCTGACCGCCAGGCACAGCCAGCCGTGGCACTGGACGTCGGCCCGCTGAACCTCGATCTGCAGAACTACGACACCCTCAATAGCTCGCCTTTTACCCTCAAGCTGGACACCGGGCTGGGCAAGCAAGGCAAGATCCTGGCCGACGGCGAGGTCAACCTGAACCCGATCAGCGCCCGGCTCAAGGTCAAGACCCAGGACATCGACCTGCGGGTGACCCAGGCGTATATCAACCCGTTCATTCGCCTGGAACTGCGTTCCGGGATGCTCGGCAGCGAGCTGGCGGTAGACCTCAAGAGCACCGAGCCGCTGGCATTCGCGGTCACCGGTCGCGCCCAGGTCGATCAGTTGCACACCCTCGATACCCTCAAGACCCGCGATTTCCTCAAATGGCAGCGCCTGGTGCTTGAAGGCCTCAATTATCAGCACGGGGACAGCCTGTCCATCGACAAGGTCAACCTGTTCCAGCCTTACGTGCGCTTCATGATCAACGACGACCGCACCACCAACGTCGATGACTTGTTGATCCCGCAACCGGCCGACAGCGCCACAAAAAACACCGCGGCTAAACCGGCATCCCAGGAAAAACCGCTGGGCATTCATATTGGCGGGATCGCCATCAATGACGGTTCGGCCAACTTCGCCGACTTCAGCCTGACGCCCAACTTCGCCACGGCTGTCCAACAGCTCAACGGTGCGATCGGCACCATCGACAGCCGCCAAGCCAACCCGGCGACCGTGGATGTCAAGGGTAAGGTCGACCGCTATGCACCGGTCACCATCAAGGGTGCGGTCAACCCCTTCGACCCGATGGCCAGCCTCGACATCGCTACCAGCTTCAAACGGGTCGAGCTGACCACCCTGACGCCCTACTCCGGCAAGTTTGCCGGCTACCGCATCCGCAAGGGCCGGCTCAATCTCGACCTGCACTACCGCATCACCAAGGGCCAGCTCCAGGCGGAAAACAAAGTGGTGGTCGAGCAACTGCAGTTGGGGGAAAAAGTCGACAGCCCGGACGCCGTGAGCCTGCCGCTGAAACTGGCCATCGCGCTGCTCAAGGATTCCGAGGGCAAGATTTCCATCGAATTGCCGGTCACCGGTAACCTCAACGATCCGCAATTCAGTGTCATGCCGATTGTCTGGCAGACCCTGCGCAACCTGGTGGTCCGAGCGGCCCAGGCCCCGTTCAAACTCATCGGCGGGCTGGTGGCCGGTGGCGGTTCGGAGGACCTGGGCAGTGTGTCGTTCGCAGCGGGCTCCAGCGACCTGAGCAAGGAAAACGAAGGCACGCTGCTGAAACTGTCCGAGGCCCTCGGCAAGCGTCCGGAGTTGCGCCTGGAGATCGAAGGCACCGCCGCTGAAAACAGCGACGGCCCACTGCTCGCGGCCCAGCGCCTGGAGCGTGAATACCAATACAACTACTACAAGATGCTCCAGCGCCGGGGCGACAAGGTGCCGGCCCAGGCCTCGCTGTTGGAAGTGCCCGAGGATGAGAAGCCCCCGCTGCTCGAAGGCATTTATCGCACGCGCCTCAAGACCCAACCACCCGCCGAATGGACCCAATTGGATAAAAAGGCGCGTAGCGAGAAACTGCGCGAAGGCGTGATCAAGTTCTGGAGCGGCAGTGACGTGCTCTTGCGTCAACTGGGGCAAGAGCGGGCCAGCAGCATCAAGGACTTCCTGGTGGACAAGGGCCGCCTGGCCGACGACCGCGTGTACTTCATCGACGCCAGCCTCGGTCAGGCCGAAAGCGACGGTCGCGTCATTACCCCCCTGCACCTGGATGCTGAATGA
- a CDS encoding DUF2845 domain-containing protein, translating to MKRLYGLSLGLLLAVGQASAADTLRCGSQLISVGDRSSEVLQKCGQPAARDDLGYKRSVNRREEYPVEEWTYGPNSGMYQYLRFEGNRLVQITSKRGR from the coding sequence ATGAAGCGTTTGTATGGGCTCAGCCTGGGTCTACTGCTCGCCGTCGGCCAAGCGTCGGCGGCCGATACGCTGCGTTGCGGCAGCCAGTTGATCAGCGTCGGCGACCGCTCGAGCGAAGTGTTGCAAAAGTGCGGGCAGCCTGCGGCGCGGGATGACCTGGGCTATAAACGCAGTGTCAATCGCCGGGAAGAATACCCGGTGGAGGAATGGACCTACGGGCCCAACAGCGGCATGTATCAGTACCTGCGTTTCGAAGGCAATCGGCTGGTGCAGATCACCAGCAAGCGCGGGCGCTGA
- a CDS encoding BON domain-containing protein has protein sequence MKKFAITAAAATALTLTMASAFAETTQATQAPMMLAAGEVTEAKEDVSDTWITTKVKADLVTEKGIPGSDIKVETNKGVVSLSSMTKVTDAQKDTAVAIAKKIKGVKAVSADGLKAE, from the coding sequence ATGAAGAAGTTCGCTATCACTGCCGCCGCTGCTACCGCACTGACCCTGACCATGGCTAGCGCTTTCGCCGAGACCACTCAAGCAACTCAGGCTCCAATGATGCTGGCTGCGGGCGAAGTGACAGAGGCCAAGGAAGACGTTTCCGATACCTGGATCACCACCAAGGTCAAAGCTGACCTGGTCACCGAAAAAGGCATTCCTGGCAGCGACATCAAAGTCGAAACCAACAAAGGTGTTGTGTCCCTATCTTCGATGACCAAAGTCACTGATGCACAAAAAGACACCGCTGTGGCGATCGCCAAGAAAATCAAAGGCGTCAAGGCCGTATCGGCTGACGGCCTGAAAGCCGAATAA
- a CDS encoding pilin: MNKQSGFTLIELLIVVAIIGILATFALPQYSKYQARAKATAGLGEISALKVPYEDLVNQGTDPSATNMNFPTSSNCTFSVTGSAAAGGTIVCTLTKAPSQVMGKTITLSRSSAGSWTCGSNAAQDFLPAGCTGSGTAP; encoded by the coding sequence ATGAATAAGCAGAGTGGTTTTACCCTGATCGAGCTGCTGATCGTTGTGGCGATCATTGGCATTCTGGCGACGTTTGCGTTGCCGCAATATTCCAAGTACCAGGCGCGGGCGAAGGCGACAGCCGGGTTGGGGGAAATCAGCGCATTGAAGGTGCCATACGAGGATCTGGTCAATCAGGGCACCGATCCGTCGGCGACCAACATGAACTTCCCGACGTCCAGTAACTGCACGTTTTCCGTCACAGGCTCGGCCGCCGCTGGGGGAACCATTGTGTGTACCCTTACGAAAGCCCCCAGTCAGGTAATGGGCAAGACCATTACGCTCTCTCGCTCGTCCGCAGGGTCTTGGACATGTGGTTCGAATGCCGCCCAAGATTTTCTGCCAGCGGGTTGCACCGGCTCTGGAACAGCTCCGTGA
- the pilB gene encoding type IV-A pilus assembly ATPase PilB — protein sequence MNDIALSGLTKQLVLAELITEQSAQQAYQQAQRNRMPLISYLVQNKLVQSRRVAEIASEHFGVALLDLNSLDKDSQPIGLVSEKLLRQHHALPLWRRGNKLFVGISDPTNHQAINDIQFSTGLTTEAILVEDDKLSDAIEKFFESSSTGLEGMGDVDLDGLDIESIDDSKQESIGGMDTDDAPVVRFVNKMLLDAIKGGSSDLHFEPYEKTYRVRVRTDGILREVAKPPIQLATRIAARLKVMASLDISERRKPQDGRLKMRLSKNKSIDFRVNTLPTLWGEKVVIRILDPSSAQMGIDALGYEPDQKDLYMAALKQPQGLILVTGPTGSGKTVSLYTGLNILNTVDINISTAEDPVEINMEGINQVNVNPRQGLDFAQALRSFLRQDPDVIMVGEIRDLETAEIAIKAAQTGHLVLSTLHTNSAAETLIRLQNMGIPGFNIATAVHLIIAQRLARKLCTHCKKAIEIPEETLLKEGFPRERIGTFTIYEPVGCEQCNHGYKGRVGVYEVVKNTPELQRLIMAEGNSLEIDLQMRKDGFNDLRTSGLQKVMQGVTSLEEINRVTKD from the coding sequence ATGAATGACATCGCCCTCAGCGGTTTGACCAAGCAACTGGTGCTGGCCGAACTGATCACCGAGCAAAGTGCGCAGCAGGCGTACCAACAGGCCCAGCGCAATCGCATGCCCCTGATCAGCTATCTGGTGCAGAACAAACTGGTGCAGAGCCGCCGGGTTGCTGAAATTGCCTCGGAGCATTTCGGCGTCGCCCTGCTGGACCTCAACAGCCTGGACAAGGACTCTCAGCCCATCGGGCTGGTCAGCGAAAAGCTGCTGCGTCAACATCACGCGCTGCCGCTGTGGCGGCGCGGCAACAAGTTGTTCGTGGGCATCTCCGACCCGACCAATCACCAAGCCATCAATGACATTCAATTCAGTACCGGCCTCACCACCGAAGCCATCCTGGTGGAGGACGACAAGCTCAGCGATGCCATCGAGAAATTCTTCGAATCCAGCAGTACAGGCCTGGAAGGCATGGGCGACGTCGATCTCGACGGCCTGGACATCGAATCGATCGACGATTCCAAGCAGGAGTCCATCGGCGGCATGGACACCGACGACGCCCCGGTGGTGCGCTTCGTCAACAAGATGTTGCTGGACGCGATCAAGGGCGGCTCTTCCGACCTGCATTTCGAGCCCTACGAAAAAACCTACCGCGTGCGGGTGCGCACCGACGGCATCCTTCGGGAAGTGGCCAAGCCGCCGATCCAACTGGCCACCCGCATCGCCGCCCGCCTCAAGGTCATGGCCAGCCTCGATATTTCCGAACGGCGCAAACCCCAGGATGGACGGCTGAAAATGCGCCTGTCGAAAAACAAATCCATCGACTTCCGGGTCAACACCCTGCCCACGCTCTGGGGCGAAAAAGTGGTGATCCGGATCCTCGACCCATCCAGTGCGCAAATGGGCATCGATGCCCTGGGCTATGAACCGGACCAGAAAGACCTGTACATGGCGGCCCTCAAGCAGCCACAGGGGCTGATCCTGGTGACCGGGCCGACCGGCTCGGGCAAGACCGTGTCGCTGTACACCGGGCTGAACATCCTCAACACCGTGGACATCAATATTTCCACCGCCGAAGACCCAGTGGAAATCAACATGGAAGGCATCAACCAGGTCAACGTGAACCCGCGCCAGGGGCTGGATTTTGCCCAGGCCCTGCGCTCGTTCCTGCGCCAGGACCCGGATGTGATCATGGTCGGCGAGATCCGCGACCTGGAAACCGCCGAAATCGCCATCAAGGCCGCCCAGACCGGGCACCTGGTGCTCTCCACGCTGCACACCAACAGCGCCGCCGAAACCCTGATCCGCCTGCAGAACATGGGCATCCCTGGCTTCAACATCGCCACCGCGGTGCACCTGATCATCGCCCAGCGGCTGGCGCGCAAGCTGTGCACCCATTGCAAGAAAGCCATCGAGATTCCCGAGGAAACCCTGCTCAAGGAAGGTTTCCCCCGGGAACGCATCGGTACATTCACGATCTATGAGCCGGTCGGTTGTGAACAGTGCAACCACGGTTACAAAGGGCGCGTGGGGGTCTACGAAGTGGTCAAGAACACGCCCGAACTGCAACGGTTGATCATGGCCGAGGGCAACTCGCTGGAAATCGACCTGCAGATGCGCAAAGACGGTTTCAACGACCTACGCACCTCGGGGCTGCAAAAAGTGATGCAGGGCGTCACCAGCCTCGAGGAAATCAACCGGGTCACCAAGGATTGA
- a CDS encoding type II secretion system F family protein: MAVKAVKTDVYTWEGKDRKGTKMSGELTGQSPALIKAQLRKQGISPEKVRKKSTSIFSKGKRIKPLDIALFTRQMATMLKAGVPLLQAFDIIGEGFDNANMRKLVDEVKQEVAAGNSFAASLRKCPQYFDELYCNLVDAGEQAGALDTLLDRVATYKEKSEALKAKIKKAMTYPAAVVVVAAVVTGILLVKVVPQFESVFSGFGAELPAFTVMVIGLSEFLQEWWWVVLGGLVGAFFGVKYALRRSERFRDWRDKWLLKLPLIGSLMYKSAVARYARTLSTTFAAGVPLVEALDSVSGATGNVVFKRAVQRIRQDVSTGMQLNFSMRASGIFPNLAIQMTAIGEESGALDDMLDKVASFYEAEVDNLVDNLTSLMEPFIMVVLGVVVGGLVVAMYLPIFQLGSAI, translated from the coding sequence ATGGCGGTCAAAGCAGTCAAAACCGATGTCTACACGTGGGAAGGCAAGGACCGCAAAGGCACGAAAATGAGCGGCGAACTGACCGGTCAGAGCCCAGCCCTGATCAAGGCTCAGTTACGCAAACAGGGCATCAGCCCGGAGAAGGTACGCAAGAAGTCCACCTCGATATTCAGCAAGGGCAAGCGCATCAAGCCGTTGGACATCGCCCTGTTCACCCGCCAGATGGCGACGATGCTCAAGGCCGGCGTGCCCCTGTTGCAGGCGTTCGACATCATTGGCGAGGGCTTCGACAACGCCAACATGCGCAAGCTGGTGGACGAGGTGAAACAGGAAGTCGCGGCCGGCAACAGCTTCGCGGCGTCGTTGCGCAAGTGCCCGCAGTATTTCGACGAGTTGTACTGCAACTTGGTGGACGCCGGTGAACAGGCCGGTGCCCTGGACACGTTGCTGGACCGGGTCGCGACCTACAAGGAAAAGAGCGAAGCGCTCAAAGCCAAGATCAAGAAAGCCATGACCTACCCGGCGGCCGTGGTGGTGGTCGCGGCCGTGGTCACCGGCATCCTGTTGGTCAAGGTGGTGCCGCAATTCGAGTCGGTCTTTTCAGGGTTTGGCGCAGAGCTACCGGCCTTCACGGTGATGGTCATTGGCCTGTCGGAGTTCTTGCAGGAATGGTGGTGGGTAGTGCTTGGCGGTTTGGTCGGGGCGTTTTTTGGTGTGAAATACGCCCTCAGGCGTTCCGAGCGTTTTCGCGACTGGCGCGATAAATGGCTGCTCAAGCTGCCGCTGATAGGCAGCTTGATGTACAAGTCCGCCGTGGCTCGCTACGCCCGGACGCTGTCCACCACATTCGCCGCCGGCGTACCGCTGGTGGAGGCCCTGGATTCGGTCTCGGGCGCCACCGGCAACGTGGTGTTCAAGCGCGCGGTGCAGCGCATTCGCCAGGATGTCTCGACCGGGATGCAGTTGAATTTTTCCATGCGCGCCTCCGGCATCTTTCCCAACCTGGCGATCCAGATGACCGCCATCGGCGAAGAATCCGGCGCGTTGGACGACATGCTCGACAAGGTGGCGAGTTTTTATGAGGCCGAGGTGGACAATCTGGTGGACAACCTCACCAGCCTGATGGAACCCTTCATCATGGTGGTCCTGGGGGTGGTCGTCGGTGGCCTGGTGGTTGCCATGTACCTGCCCATCTTTCAACTTGGCTCTGCGATCTGA
- a CDS encoding A24 family peptidase codes for MPLTDFFVLYPLAFVLTALLLGLIVGSFLNVLVWRLPKMLTREWRVQAHDLLGLPAEAPGPVYNLMLPHSQCPHCGHRIRAWENIPLLSYLMLRGRCSNCTAPIGRRYPLTELACGALSAFVAWHFGFGWQAVMVMVLSWGLLGMSLIDAEHQLLPDTLVLPLLWLGLIVNSFELFVPLDQAMWGAVAGYLALWSVFWVFKLITGKEGMGYGDFKLLAMLGAWGGWQILPLTLLLSSLVGAVVGVIVLRLRDAPGSTQIPFGPYLAIAGWIALLWGGQITDFYWQSVGL; via the coding sequence ATGCCCCTGACTGATTTCTTCGTGCTCTATCCCCTGGCCTTCGTGCTCACTGCGTTATTGCTCGGATTGATCGTCGGCAGCTTCCTCAATGTACTGGTGTGGCGCCTGCCGAAGATGCTCACCCGCGAATGGCGCGTGCAAGCCCATGACCTGCTGGGCCTGCCGGCCGAAGCGCCCGGCCCGGTCTACAACCTGATGCTGCCGCATTCCCAGTGCCCTCACTGTGGTCATCGTATTCGCGCCTGGGAAAATATCCCGTTGTTGAGCTACCTGATGTTGCGCGGTCGCTGTTCCAACTGCACCGCGCCCATCGGCAGGCGCTACCCGCTGACCGAACTGGCCTGCGGCGCCTTGTCAGCGTTCGTCGCCTGGCACTTCGGCTTTGGCTGGCAAGCCGTGATGGTGATGGTGTTGAGCTGGGGCCTGCTGGGCATGAGCCTGATCGACGCCGAGCATCAATTGCTGCCCGATACCCTGGTGCTGCCGTTGTTATGGCTGGGCTTGATCGTCAACAGCTTCGAGCTGTTCGTGCCCTTGGACCAGGCGATGTGGGGCGCGGTGGCCGGCTATCTGGCGCTGTGGTCGGTGTTCTGGGTGTTCAAGCTGATCACCGGCAAGGAAGGCATGGGCTATGGGGATTTCAAGTTGCTGGCGATGCTGGGGGCCTGGGGCGGCTGGCAGATCCTGCCGCTGACCTTGTTGCTGTCGTCGCTGGTGGGCGCCGTGGTCGGGGTCATTGTGCTGCGCCTGCGCGATGCCCCGGGGTCGACGCAGATCCCCTTCGGCCCCTATCTAGCGATTGCCGGCTGGATTGCCTTGCTCTGGGGTGGTCAAATAACAGACTTCTATTGGCAGTCTGTCGGTCTCTAA
- the coaE gene encoding dephospho-CoA kinase (Dephospho-CoA kinase (CoaE) performs the final step in coenzyme A biosynthesis.) translates to MNNPAEKPWILGLTGGIGSGKSAAAQHFIDLGVHVIDADHAARWVVEPGRPALADIAEHFGPGVLQSDGTLDRAALRKLIFENTEERRWLEALLHPLIAEEIAHHLAQAQSPYAILVSPLLIESGQYAMTQRILVIDAPEHLQIERTLQRDQTSEQQVQAILKAQSSRQDRLSHADDVVVNDRDLAWLHSEVERLHHFYLTLRGGQS, encoded by the coding sequence ATGAATAACCCTGCGGAAAAACCCTGGATTCTCGGCCTGACCGGTGGCATCGGCAGCGGCAAAAGCGCGGCCGCCCAGCACTTCATCGACCTGGGCGTGCATGTCATCGACGCCGATCACGCGGCGCGCTGGGTGGTTGAACCAGGACGTCCGGCGCTGGCTGACATCGCTGAACACTTCGGCCCGGGCGTATTGCAAAGCGACGGCACGCTGGACCGAGCGGCCCTGCGCAAACTGATCTTCGAAAATACCGAGGAGCGCCGCTGGCTCGAGGCGCTGCTGCATCCGCTGATCGCCGAGGAAATCGCTCACCATCTGGCTCAGGCACAATCGCCCTACGCGATTCTGGTATCGCCGCTGTTGATCGAGTCGGGCCAGTACGCCATGACCCAGCGGATCCTGGTGATCGATGCACCGGAACACCTACAGATCGAACGTACCTTGCAGCGCGACCAGACCAGCGAGCAGCAGGTCCAGGCGATCCTCAAGGCCCAGTCCAGCCGCCAGGACCGCCTGAGCCATGCCGACGACGTGGTGGTCAACGACCGCGACCTCGCCTGGCTGCACAGCGAGGTCGAGCGCCTGCATCACTTTTACCTTACTTTGCGTGGAGGCCAATCATGA
- the yacG gene encoding DNA gyrase inhibitor YacG, protein MSQTPTVDCPTCGAPVEWSPENTFRPFCSDRCKLIDLGAWASEEHKIPVSPDAEDELFSEDFEPRSHH, encoded by the coding sequence ATGAGCCAAACCCCAACCGTTGATTGCCCAACTTGTGGCGCCCCAGTGGAATGGAGCCCGGAGAACACCTTCCGGCCGTTCTGTTCCGATCGCTGCAAACTGATCGACCTGGGCGCCTGGGCGTCGGAAGAACACAAGATCCCGGTCAGCCCCGATGCCGAGGATGAGCTGTTCAGCGAGGATTTCGAGCCTCGCTCGCACCATTAA
- a CDS encoding energy-coupling factor ABC transporter permease, with protein MIGAELLSPQTLAGGWLIYVPVLVWAVARAPWVELFTDNRRQHLLFGTVLALFLLWLVRRDFDTGVSYHFIGMTAVTLLLDWPLAILGGFCAQLALVLLGRQDMAAVGVNGALLILLPVLVTECCAILVERAQPRNLFVYIFCSGFLAAALSALLCLLLGLGLLWYDGLFAMPYWLEDFIGYLWLIIFPEAFINGMVISALVVFSPEWLETFNRTRYLSAPWNDDDKP; from the coding sequence ATGATCGGTGCCGAGTTACTCTCACCACAGACCTTGGCGGGCGGCTGGCTGATCTACGTGCCGGTGTTGGTCTGGGCGGTGGCGCGGGCGCCGTGGGTCGAGCTGTTCACTGACAACCGTCGCCAACACTTGCTGTTCGGCACGGTGCTGGCGCTGTTCCTATTGTGGCTGGTGCGACGGGACTTCGACACGGGCGTCTCGTATCACTTTATCGGCATGACCGCCGTGACCTTGCTGCTGGACTGGCCGCTGGCGATCCTCGGTGGCTTTTGTGCCCAACTTGCGCTGGTGCTGCTGGGCCGCCAGGACATGGCGGCGGTGGGCGTCAACGGTGCGTTGCTGATCCTGTTGCCAGTGCTGGTCACCGAGTGTTGCGCGATCCTGGTGGAGCGCGCCCAGCCGCGCAATCTGTTTGTGTACATCTTCTGTTCGGGATTCCTCGCCGCCGCGCTTTCGGCATTGTTGTGCCTGCTGCTGGGGCTCGGTTTGCTCTGGTACGACGGCCTATTTGCCATGCCTTACTGGCTGGAGGATTTCATCGGCTATCTCTGGCTGATCATCTTCCCCGAGGCCTTCATCAACGGCATGGTGATCAGTGCGTTGGTGGTGTTCAGCCCTGAATGGCTGGAGACGTTCAACCGCACGCGCTACCTGTCGGCACCCTGGAACGATGACGACAAGCCTTGA